A genome region from Fusarium musae strain F31 chromosome 5, whole genome shotgun sequence includes the following:
- a CDS encoding hypothetical protein (BUSCO:EOG09260EQD), with product MTEQSPQPSHELARDTDAQPSEHEPAIAANETFPFVENKVPDDVAHEKDAESGDATGKEGGTEARDVKNEESNDKKSGHDEDNEEEEDDDDDEADDEDDDDDDDEDDDDEDEDEDEEPRLKYARLTQHLNGVYRNGDATSAFLVAGDKMHIVQLPMFQSMRVYHAHSASVTSISISPYPPPLPTEKKPEAAPRHTTSSNATVSSGRQADASPAAASRRPREASQIPRTPSNDIYVATSSLDGNVCVQSLIDMKDVQLRNFARPVQAVALSPEFKTDRTYLSGGLAGQLILTAGGGPGRSTSTTTGTAAATASGWLGSMGLGSNSGKDTILHSGEGAISTIKWSLSGKYVVWLNEHGIKIMRSKLHLESADIEDAWKRVGHIDRPQTDEWETMASVWKGRVEWIDEQAVELDESDQSNVDKGLSPAAHKLREQAASGKKNIERLLVGWGGTIWIIHVHPGGVGVGRHAGEKTVGRAEIVKILRMDCIISGISLYTHNLLLVLAYCLPEDEDEDEDSGSIPNSPDKKHKSKPSTGSEPSGGVRRRQNNQPPELRLIDLNSQAEADKDSLSVSRYERLSSGDYHLGVLPARNAASAIASSRGALEAIAGIGTDMWNAAINPRSLFSSGASTRSRGSGDDSSLVGSTAGTIRPGNNQRLSPTVHSGLVKPGVKIFIHSPYDCILATRRDLSDHLGWLLERQHYQRAWELLDEHPEIMAPLNEGANDGTPLIPTLNQEPSDEFNDDESVVDSQLRDFYSSAEREKRRIGELWIQELIEENNWASAGKVCGQVLKTPDRWEKWVWTFAGAKKFDAITDYIPTEPMHPPLPSTIYEVVLGHYIQNDKPRFRELLDRWSPELFDIKTITTALENQLKYRDVREDSIDEGEKGRDWRIVIESLARLHEANGRHREALKCYIKLHDADSAFRLIRDNHLAEAVEDDIPSFIGLRVPSGKVNEMAAEELDEATSEAITLLVDEAQHGLLRPDIVVEQLLSKKLNLYIYFYFRGLWKGDGIQEHSGENVDRLVMDSQSLVDNFADLAAVQECETFSYYDELVFLYSKTGQMKRALYLIIDRLKNVHKAIEFAKEQDDPDLWEDLLKYSMDKPSFIRGLLEQVGTAINPITVVQRIPEGLEIEGLREGLTHMMKEHEIQYSISSGVARVLRSEVATAQNELRAGQRKGIKFEVVIQEQEHVDIQVKDVSTDPDNPEPNPSHPSTAHDHRVPKPGHCARCHEPFTEFEMETLVGYACGHVFHVSHLLEMLHGNKKVDVDLGNGSEEGSRYSIGMKVMRARLLKDKMKGGCPVCHVKE from the exons ATGACGGAGCAGTCACCGCAACCGAGCCATGAGTTGGCGCGCGATACCGATGCCCAACCGTCGGAGCATGAGCCAGCAATAGCCGCCAACGAAACGTTCCCGTTTGTAGAAAACAAAGTTCCAGACGATGTCGCGCACGAGAAAGATGCTGAATCAGGAGATGCGACGGGCAAGGAAGGGGGTACCGAAGCCAGAGATGTAAAGAATGAGGAAAGCAATGATAAAAAGTCGGGCCACGATGAAgacaatgaagaagaagaagatgacgatgacgatgaagctgacgatgaagacgacgacgacgacgacgacgaagatgatgatgatgaggatgaggatgaggatgaggaaccAAGACTCAAATATGCTCGGTTAACTCAACACCTTAACGGAGTGTATCGAAACGGCGATGCAACTAGCGCGTTTCTTGTCGCGGGAGATAAAATG CACATTGTTCAGCTCCCCATGTTCCAATCCATGAGAGTATACCATGCGCACTCAGCCTCAGTTACCTCTATATCAATATCTCCGTACCCTCCTCCATTGCcgactgagaagaagccggAAGCAGCGCCAAGGCATACGACATCTAGCAACGCTACTGTCTCCTCTGGCCGCCAGGCCGATGCATCTCCGGCGGCAGCCTCCAGAAGACCCCGCGAAGCGTCACAAATCCCCAGGACGCCATCTAACGATATTTATGTGGCGACTTCCTCTTTGGATGGCAATGTATGTGTGCAGTCTCTTATTGATATGAAGGATGTCCAGCTGCGGAACTTTGCCCGGCCCGTTCAAGCTGTGGCTCTGTCGCCAGAATTCAAGACAGATCGTACCTATTTGTCAGGAGGACTTGCTGGTCAGCTCATTCTTACCGCCGGAGGTGGTCCGGGTCGCAGTACCTCGACAACAACTGGAACTGCTGCGGCCACAGCTTCCGGCTGGCTGGGTAGTATGGGACTTGGCAGCAATAGTGGCAAAGACACTATCTTACACTCTGGCGAAGGAGCTATCAGCACTATTAAATGGTCCCTGTCTGGGAAATATGTGGTGTGGCTCAATGAACATGGAATCAAAATTATGCGGTCAAAGCTCCACCTCGAGAGCGCAGACATAGAAGATGCTTGGAAACGAGTTGGGCACATTGATCGCCCACAAACTGATGAATGGGAGACCATGGCAAGTGTATGGAAAGGCCGCGTTGAATGGATCGATGAACAAGCTGTTGAACTGGATGAATCTGACCAGAGCAATGTTGATAAAGGGCTATCTCCTGCTGCACACAAGCTCAGAGAACAGGCTGCATCGGGCAAGAAGAATATCGAGCGGTTGCTTGTAGGTTGGGGTGGGACGATATGGATCATACACGTTCATCCAGGAGGCGTCGGTGTCGGCCGGCACGCTGGCGAGAAGACTGTTGGCCGTGCTGAAATTGTTAAAAT ACTTCGGATGGATTGCATCATTTCCGGCATTTCGTTATATACCCACAACCTTTTGTTAGTACTCGCGTATTGCTTGcctgaagacgaggacgaggatgaggattcCGGATCGATTCCAAACTCGCCAGACAAGAAGCATAAATCCAAACCTTCAACAGGAAGCGAGCCCTCTGGCGGTGTTCGCCGCCGACAGAATAACCAGCCGCCTGAACTCCGCCTTATCGATCTCAACTCCCAGGCCGAAGCCGACAAAGACAGTTTGAGCGTCAGTCGTTACGAGAGATTGTCATCAGGTGATTACCACTTAGGTGTTTTGCCTGCACGCAATGCTGCGTCTGCAATCGCTTCATCTCGGGGCGCTCTGGAGGCGATCGCTGGGATCGGCACGGATATGTGGAATGCGGCCATCAACCCTCGCTCCCTATTCAGTTCCGGAGCTAGCACGCGTAGCCGAGGGAGCGGTGATGATTCTAGTCTCGTAGGGAGTACGGCAGGGACGATTCGACCCGGCAACAATCAAAGACTTTCCCCCACCGTTCATTCTGGCCTTGTCAAACCAGGCGTGAAGATCTTCATACATAGTCCGTATGACTGCATCCTCGCGACCAGGCGAGATCTGAGTGATCATTTGGGATGGCTTCTAGAGCGCCAGCACTACCAGCGTGCCTGGGAGTTACTCGATGAACACCCGGAGATCATGGCACCGCTAAACGAAGGGGCTAATGATGGTACTCCTTTGATTCCCACACTGAACCAGGAGCCTAGTGACGAATTCAATGATGACGAATCTGTCGTCGATTCGCAACTGCGAGATTTCTATTCTTCGGCAGAGCGAGAGAAAAGGCGTATCGGAGAACTCTGGATACAGGAGCTTATTGAAGAGAATAACTGGGCATCTGCTGGTAAAGTGTGTGGCCAGGTGCTCAAGACGCCTGACAGATGGGAGAAGTGGGTTTGGACGTTTGCTGGTGCGAAGAAATTCGATGCTATCACGGACTACATTCCCACAGAGCCCATGCATCCGCCCCTTCCTTCGACTATTTATGAAGTTGTACTTGGCCATTATATTCAAAACGACAAGCCAAGGTTTAGGGAGCTATTGGATCGTTGGTCACCTGAGCTTTTCGACATTAAAACAATCACAACTGCGCTGGAGAACCAGCTCAAATATCGAGACGTGCGCGAAGACAGCATCGACGAAGGGGAAAAGGGGCGAGACTGGAGGATCGTAATAGAGAGCTTGGCAAGGTTACACGAGGCCAACGGACGACATCGCGAGGCTCTCAAATGCTATATCAAACTCCATGATGCGGATTCGGCTTTCAGGTTGATTAGAGACAACCACCTTGCAGAAGCTGTTGAAGACGATATTCCTAGCTTCATTGGCCTCAGAGTTCCATCAGGTAAAGTCAACGAAATGGCAGcagaggagcttgatgaagcgACATCAGAAGCCATCACACTGCTCGTTGACGAAGCTCAGCATGGTCTCCTGCGCCCTGATATTGTGGTGGAGCAACTActctccaagaagctcaacctgTACATATACTTCTATTTCCGAGGTCTATGGAAGGGCGATGGCATTCAGGAACATAGTGGAGAGAATGTGGACCGGCTGGTGATGGACAGTCAATCTTTGGTTGACAACTTCGCGGATTTGGCT GCTGTTCAAGAGTGTGAGACGTTCTCATACTACGACGAGCTCGTGTTTCTATACTCTAAAACGGGCCAAATGAAACGAGCTCTGTACCTCATCATCGATCGTCTAAAGAATGTTCACAAAGCAATTGAGTTTGCTAAAGAACAGGACGACCCTGACCTATGGGAAGACCTACTTAAATACAGCATGGACAAACCCAGCTTCATTCGAGGTCTGCTGGAGCAAGTAGGTACAGCTATCAACCCAATTACTGTAGTGCAGCGAATTCCCGAGGGACTCGAGATTGAGGGTCTCAGGGAGGGGCTTACGCACATGATGAAGGAACACGAGATCCAGTACAGTATTAGTTCGGGCGTTGCAAGAGTCCTTCGCAGCGAGGTTGCCACGGCGCAGAACGAGCTTCGAGCTGGTCAACGTAAGGGTATCAAGTTCGAGGTAGTTAttcaggaacaggaacaTGTGGATATACAAGTCAAGGATGTTTCCACGGACCCCGACAATCCAGAACCCAACCCTTCTCACCCATCTACGGCCCATGATCACAGAGTGCCGAAACCGGGACACTGCGCACGATGTCACGAACCATTTA